The Labrus bergylta chromosome 14, fLabBer1.1, whole genome shotgun sequence region TATATCCTGCTTTGTTATTGGGTAAGTCATTTGGTCGTTGTTGAAATTGCCTAATAAGATGTACTTATATATCAGTAAACGACTTAGTTGAATTTCATCCTACCAGTTAAATGGACAGACAATATGAGGGTCTCTCTTGACATGTACAAATCCCTTTATTCCTCCAGGCTCATCATGTATGGCTTTGTATCCTTCATGAAAGTTGTGGGCCAGCTTGGTGGAGATTTCTTCTTCACCGACTGCCTCTTCTTTGGAGCCATTGTATCAGCAACAGACCCAGGTTGGTGGTGTCCTAAAACATTGCCCAGATTCATTGTCAAACTGCTTTTCTTTAATAAAGCAGCTTGGCTCCTTATCTTTCCTGTTATTGGATactctgtctgtttgagggaTCCGCCCTGCTCTAATTGTTTTGGTCTTTCACGTCAcggtgtttgtgtttctttgtctttcagtgACAGTGCTGGCTATCTTTAATGAGCTAAAAGTAGACGTGGACCTGTATGCTTTACTCTTTGGAGAAAGTGTCTTGAATGATGCTGTGGCCATCGTCCTCTCGTCGTAAGTATACATTTTAAGCACTGGAGACTTGTACACACAGCACATGTAGCAACACTACAGTGTGTACATTTCTGGAGTTATCATTTGTGTTTGTCCAGTCCATACTAGCTGTGATTAGATATTTCCCTCTCCTTCTGGGGAACAAAGATCCACAGCCCCCCTTAATGTGCAAAAATGTTTCCGAAGTTTAAGTGGCAGTAAgcaacatgaacacaaatatCTACCATCTCTACCTCTGCTGCCTCTGCTAAGCCACTCCGACCACCGAACATGCACACTAACCGTTGTCCCTGCAGTGTATGTTCTATGCAGACAGTTATATCAGGCTCATAGGACAGAAACACTGACAGCCGATGAATATACATCCCTAGAAAGTTAAAAAGTAGCTCCTGTTGTATTCCCATCACCActgtggggaggagagagagagctgctgacACAAATCACAGAGATGGAAGATGCAAGTTTGTACAGAATGTCTGTGATTGGCTAGTTACGAGCAAAGCTATATCTGATTTGTTGCTTGATTCAGAATTgacgagtttttttttttttaaagaactaaATACCGCTTACATACACAGATCAGACACAAATATTGAAATGGAGATTTCAATTCAATACTGTTAGTGACATTTAATGatagaaaatagaaatgtgACAAAATTCGAAGGAAATATAGTTGCATGTTACAGCTTTAAGTTTAAGCTCACTGAGGCTCTTGAAGTAGTTTTCGCAAAGTTCAGCCTGTCGTTTTACTTAACTCAGTTTTCCTGAGGTAAAGCAACTGAGAGAAGAAAGATTGTGCTGGAAAAGAAAAGGACATTTGCTTGTTTTGTAGCTCTCTTGATCTTGAGCCTCATACTAGCTTTAGTTCTACTTAAAAAAGCGGAGACTGTGGATTTCAATcagacagaaatattttcattaccAGTGTGGATATGATTTATCACTTAAAGCGACAAATAACTCCTGAAATGCTCATATTGTCATGTTAGTGTTAAAAATCTAAACCAACCCTTCAGTCCTGAGTTCTGTCAGTAATCTGTACCGAGTTGCATCAGCTATGCGTAAGTTCAAACGTAACCTAGTTTGAACGTAAGTTCTACATTAGGACGGAGTTCATGCACTACTTACATTGTTGgtgttgcaccagctgagatAGTTACAATGTAGGCGTAAGCTATTACTTAAATCTTACACCTAGATCCTAGTAGGTGTAAAGGTTCTCTGTAAAATACGGTTGTCACGGTGATGGTTTCAAAAGGTGGCTGTTTAGCGTCGGCCGTGTGCTCTCAGTGATAGTTCCCTCAGAAATGTACGATGACTTTGATTTATAATCCCGCTGTCATTTTTCACTGAGCAACGATAATTCCATCCGTCCGTCAACAGAGTTCCGTTGAAATGACCTTCTGCTTGAGTTATCACTGCTCGATGACACTGCTGTTATTTTACACTCGCTGTAGATTAcggatgaagctgttggtgATCACCCTTTCATGATgctttgtcatatttaaaatacattttcgtcgctgtttttttttggattaacAGGAGTTAACAGAAGTTATATCCAGCCGTTTGTCTGTTCGGACACAGTTAGGCACGAGCAGCAGCGCAGTTATGAACGCTGCATGACAGAAATGCTTTTGACTGGTCGGCTGCAGGAAGTGAAAACTTCATATTGGTGACAATATTTTGATTTAGTTTGGACGCTAAGCTCTGCTAGTTAAGACGAACCTAACGTCTCTGTGGAtgcaaccaaacaatgacacaacttAAGTTCGAACCTAACGTCTACGTAGGGTTTAGTGTGTGCACCTTAACTGAAGACAGAACTTACACTTAGCTGGTGCAACAGGCCCCTTGTGTTGTCTGTAATGAGTGTAACTGTGCCACAATTAGCTTTCTGTGTTGTCACTTTGTCGTACTAACATCAGTCCCTGTCATTTCACTGCTTGCCTTCCTTCACCCATCTGTGTCATTCATCGCCTACCTGTACGTATGTATGCACGTAGTGTTCTCCTCCGCTTAGAGAAGGAGGGTAGTCGGGGGGCTCGAGCTGTGCTCTCCCAAGGACCTGATGGCCCAGTCTGGCCTGACGGGGCGCAGGAATGGCTGGAAGAAAACCAAACATTTACTCCCCGGTGGGTGGGTTGGTGGGTGATTTGCGTGGCTGTGCTGGCTGGTAGAGTTATAGAGTTAGAACCTGAATATGTCAATATGAAGCATACCTTGTTCTTCTAATGTAGCTGTAATCCTCCACCATTAGGATGCCCTCCCCTACATCTCGTTTGCAACTGCAGACATTTCGGGCCAACTGCttaattttctgttttcccTGTGCTCTATAGACCCTGCAAATGACCAGAAAATTCAGTTTTTATCAGATTTGTTCCCAATCTATGTGTTGTGCTTTGTTGGTGTTGTTTGGTAATTTTGGGCATTACTCTCATAAGGGGAGCACCTCAACTGATCATTTTTTGATTAATTAGTTCTCCCATGCATCTACTAAAATATGGCTGAGAGAGCcaatttttattaaaacaaaaacatgctaaACCTTAGCTTCCTCCCTTTttatgaaggtaaaaaaaacaacaacaccattGCATGTTGGTGACATCTTTGCAGCTTCTTTAATTCctttaaattatacaaaatCAGATCAACTACAGGGTAGTAGTCTTTGCCAAAACTGGATTGGGGATGCTGCAGATTTGATTTGATAGATTCTGCTTAAAAGTcgttctgtttgtgtctttgtgtagcatgtttgtCAAATTTTACCAGTTTCCCCTTTCCTGATATTTTGTCAATGCTTATTTCCCTTTTTCGTGTCagtctttttcatttttgtgttcTCTTTCTGTAATCCAGCTCCATTGTGGCTTACCAGCCTACCGGAGACAACAGCCACAGCTTTGAGGCCATGGCCTTGTTGAAATCCTTCGGCATCTTCCTGGGTGTCTTTAGTGGATCCTTTGCTCTTGGCGTAGCCACTGGATTCATGACCGCTCTTATATCCTTTCATTGTTTTCTCATGCTCTCGACAACAACAGAATAAACTTTTACCTTTTGACTTATAGCAGCTGATCACACTTCATGTTTGCCGCTTCATCTGTGGTTCTACTGAGTCCATTCTTATATGTGTAGGTTTCTGTTGTGACGTATGAGGGCTGCAGCTGGACAGGCGCCATGTCTTGTTTTGCTCCTTGACTACAGTTTTCATCACGTGACCAAGTTCACAAAGCTGAGGGACTTCCCTTTGCTGGAGACGGCTCTCTTTTTCCTCATGTCCTGGAGCACCTTTCTATTGGCTGAGGCCTGCGGGTTCACAGGTACACCTGCACACTGCTCATGCATGCAGTCGACTTTTTTGTGAGGCCAAGGTgttaatgaaaatataaatgatgtTTAATGTTAGCAGTGAAtgctttgttgtttctgtggAGAGTAGATTTGATCTAGTGTTGAAGACAGTTTTTTCCAAGTTTGACTATAGATTCTGTCTAactttgcagatgttttttgaTGTTATGGTAGTATTTAAGCATGGATGGATCATTCACATTAGGCAATAGAAACACGCCCTCAGGCAGGCTACCTTATGTTCCTGGACACAGCTTCTCTGAACTTATTAATAGATTGTCATGAATCTACTTAAGGGTACAGCTCAACTGATTAATCGGCctgccgataatatcggccaatattgtAATAGCAGGTGACTATCATTATCGTCTAactttatcgcagatatgcgctTGTATTATTAGATTCATTCACCAGTCGAAGaccatttcatttgagtatcgtTGTATTACACTAGAAGTtgtctttctggctgtcaccagcagtgTGCTTATATGAGTTACTACAAGCATTATCACTGTCCAGAGTGTCAAGCCGTGTTGGACGTACATGCGCTGTCACATTCAAGTTGAGTGaacatcttgtcttcattatataacTATTTATTTCGGtgtatcagattttttaaaatccgTAATATCGATCGGTCCCAAATATCCCATATCGTGCGGGCcctacttaaaggctttatatgtgagatcaagagcttttttttccccctgtcttttgtttttcaaaagtcCTCTGACTCCCTTCAGTAAAATGTGATCCagtgtgttttgatgttaaaCCGGGATCTGTATCTTTTTATTTAGGCGTGGTGGCTGTGTTGTTCTGTGGGATCACTCAGGCTCACTACACATTCAACAATCTCTCTCCTGACTCTCAGGACAGGACCAAACAGGTGACATTCAATCACATACTCTGTTACTAATGATCCTAATGTTTAATTACTGTATGGTATCGACTATTGtgctctttaaaaatgtattcatatggCAAAGACTAATACTGCTTCTACTTGAACGAAAAGAAGAAGACCACAGGAGGAAAAGATTAGAGAACAAAACAGCGGAAATGGCTTGAATAAAAATACTCAGAAGAGAGGATGTTTGAACCGTCAGTGTGATTTTTCAGAAAGTTCACGCAGAAGCAGAGAGTGGGCAGCTGCAGCAGgttatagatatagatatagatttGTGTTGTCTGGTTACTGTTTGCTCTAGCACCAGTCAACAGAAGCATCCAGGCTTAAAATGACAACATCTTCACTTTTGAGGCAGCACCTTTTAGTTAAGTGACCACAGTTTTCACTCAGAAGGATTTGCACGAAGGAAGCAAACATTTGTGAGTTGTTGTGCACAAATGTTTTGGTCCCATGATTCAGACTTTTTGGTGTAAAGACATTGTTGTGACGTTAAAAGAACAATCCAAACCAGCATTTCAGAAGTGAAAAATAAGACCTAAAAACCTTATTTCTTACACTACTACAAGGACGTCTGTCTTTTATCTTTGATTGATGATACGTCTCTATGAATGAGTGAATGTATGCATAGTGACACCACAATAAACAGACTCATCCATCCTTCAACCCAGAGGAAAGTGAACGCAGCGTCAATGTTGTCCATTTCGATGCAGCTTCTTTTTTAAGTatgttgtttctctctttccaaCAGTTGTTCGAGCTGCTGAACTTCCTGGCAGAGAACTTCATCTTCTCCTACATGGGTCTGACTCTTTTCTCCTTCCAGTCACATGTCTTTAACCCTTTGTTCATCATTGGAGCCTTTGTATCCTTTACTCTGTGCAGTGTTCATGcatcacacaaacaaatcaaagccTTCCTAAGTAAACAGGAATATTGTCTTCTTTGGATCTTTTACATGCATAATATACTCATCTTTGTATGTGATACATCATGATGCTAGCACTATGTACTGCTGCCAACACTTATTATGAAGTATATTCATGAGTTATATGGCTTTctagatttttttgtttaccaaGTTCTTTAGTGAgtccaaaaaaaagagaagaaatcaaCTTTGATTTAGAAACGTATGTCCAAACAAGATTCTACACCagtttgttctgtgtttgttgttccaTGTGTTGTGTCCTTAACTTACTGCGTCGTGTAGTTGGCTGTGTTTATTGGCAGGGCGGCAAACATCTACCCTTTGTCCTTCCTGCTCAACCTGGGTCGCAAGAACAAGATCGGCTCAAAATTTCAGCACGTCATGATGTTTGCAGGTGAGGCGATAGCGTCCCTCTCAGGGCTCTCATCACTTTGTAAGCAGTGAAGAGTTCTTAAAGTATCCCAGGCTTTAGACTGAAACTACCTTCTCAGCTGGGACCAGTGACAAAAGCCTTCATTTACACACGAACACAGTTGGTTATATTGCGCAAGCCGGCCTTCCTGGCAGCTGCAGCTGTGTGGcaactttattttgaagcattATTTTGATCATTTGGCACACTGTTGCTCGGCtatttgtacatgtttttgATTTCTGTTCTTATGCTGGAAACACTTCCCATTTTTTCACTGTGCTGATCGGatatgtttctttgtttaaccCAGggttattttctctctctcttgtggtgcaaaacatttcaacttttctctAAAAACAAATCTTGAATTACACAATTTAATGTTGAAATACTGATGACTATTGTTCCATGTCAGAACTTCCCTTTTAATAATCAGCAGATTTTTCTTGAGTACTGGATGTTTACGCAATGCAAAAGGTCTCTGTCTAGATGTCTGACAAagtttctcttctctgtctcctccaggTCTGCGTGGGGCCATGACCTTTGCTCTTTCTATCCGAGACACAGCGACTTATGCTCGCCAAATGATGTTTTCAACCACCCTGCTGATTGTCTTCTTCACTGTCTGGATCTGCGGAGGTGGCACCACGCCCATGCTGTCCTTCATGAGCATACCGTAAGGCGGGGCATCTGTGTGAATGTATTAGTCGTTGTTTTTATGGCTTTCATCCTctgttcaatgtttttctgtcagagTCACTGTTTTTACCTTTCCTCTCACAGGGTGGGCGTGGACTCTGATCAAGACAACACAGTAAGTTTGAACGACAGGTCGAAATCTTTACCTTTGGACATTTCTTTGGCTTCTAAGAATATTtgagaaatgaaacaaactAATGAATGAAATGTTGTGCTCTATAGAGTTCCACTGTGTTGGACGGCTCTCAGCGGAGGAACACCAAACATGAGAGCGCTTGGCCGTTCAGGATCTGGTATAACTTTGACCACAAGTATCCTTTTGATTGAGCAAGTACTTGAGAGGATCTGAGCAAAGAGTGGGTGCTGGATTCAACTCGTGACACCAGAGGGTGCTCTTTCCAAACTGTAAGAAATATACAAAGGAGTGTTTCTGTGCTAGAGATCGACACTTTTCCAAAGATTTGACAGTTCTAGTCTAaaacctggctgtgtcagaGTCGGCATAAATGCATTTTGTTCTTCACAAATCCAACTGTCCAACTGCAGTAACTGTTAAGTCTTTGACCAAAGATTGTTCTCCAGCTACCTAAAGCCTCTCCTGACCCACAGCGGCCCCCCTCTCACTGCCACTATGCCGGCCTGTTGTGGACCATTGGCTCGATGCCTCACCAGCCCTCAGGCTTATGAGGTTAGGACACTTCACAACAGTTACAATAGCTCCACTCAGACCCCGTCTGTGGCTTATTGACCTTCTTAAATACTCATTTACTACTTATTACTCCCtttctttatacttttttatttattttgacacgCATGTTATCTTTATCAATTGATTTTAAAGTGTATTTATGTCATGTTTCttgtccttttttattatttgagatatcattgttgtgtttgatagtGCAAACCTACCTACCTTCTCATATAAAACTGTTACACTACTTTAAAGATGGATAAGAATGGACTTTTTCTGGTGTTAGTAGATTGTATTAGGAGTCTGATCAGATCCTACATTTGTGTGTTGAATCAAGGAGATGGAAAACCCTCCTGCGTATCCACTTGAGTTTATTTGAAGTAGAAATGTCTCTTCTCTGTTCACGTCTGGAATCATAATCCCTCTTCCCGTTCAACTCACCAGAACGAAGGTCAGCTTCACGACGACGACTCTGACTTCATCTTGAACGATGCGAACGTGAGCTCCATGTACGCCGACGTCACCGTCACCACGGACGCCTCCGGGTCGCGTACCACCAACCACAAGCACTCCTACGCCACCAGCAGCGGGGGCAACCCGTTCGACGAGGGTCTGGATCAGGAGCTCTCTATGGCCGAAAACGAAGTGGCGATCAGAGGAACCCGTCTCGTCCTGCCTATGGATGACCCGGTGGAGCCCCCTACCACCGTCACCCTGCCGCCGCCTCCCTCCCCGCCACGCTCTGACCCTCGCAGGCACAGACTGTAAGAAGGCTTGCACTGTCAGGAAAAAAGAAGCACCTGTCCCAGTACCTAAGCGCATCCTTGTTGATGGGACAGCCTCAGAGCTTTTGAGGCGGTCTTCATTTAACTCATCATTTTGTTGGTTAACTATAATGTTGAATGTGAATGCACTTCATGAACGGTAGGTACTTTCAATTGAtcacaccatttttttttttaaaggtttcacAAACTCAATGATGTGGTTGTAGTATTTGCTTACAACTTTGAAGTACTGTTGAAATATGCCAGTGCTGTTATCTATACTCTCTTTCAGTCCTTAAGTCTCTCTTTAGGGCTGTCGGGATTGATCCCTTAACTTCATATGCAGTTCTTCTGTCCGTAGTGAAGGAGCTCCTAACGTGAGCGCCGCTATTCATCTAGCTTCAAATGGTCCTCAGAAAACTAACATTCAAAGTTCACTTTGCTCTGGTACTGTTCTTAGAATCACACAGTGTTGTTGAAGAGCGTTTTACAGTACAGGTACATAACTAATCTAACTCAGCCACACGTTTTCTGAGAGGGTTTTTCTGTTGTGACTGACCAAGGTGAGAGCATCCACACGTGAATACTGACATTGTGAAGACAGCTGTGAaaggagtttttaaaaaaaggcagataCTTTAAGgtacaccaaaaaaaacaaaacagaaaagaatgCTTCCACAACAGAATCCAGGAGCATCTTCATTTTGTTCAAACATTTCCTCGTCTCTTCTGGATCAGTCTTTTcactgtaaaatatttttttttaatttgtgttatggtttattttgtttatttattatttatttattatttgttgaATGGCATTAATGGAATCCTTgccctgttaaaaaaaaaaatgtgggacAGCTCTGTGGCTCATGTTGCACTTTGTTTCCCCCCCTAATAAGCTACAGTGGGGCAGTCCTGGGAAGGTACATGTAATAGTCAAGGagttagtcttttttttaaaacaaaggacATGTTTAAATATTCCCTTTCTGCGTTGTAGCAACTCctttactttctgttttcaaaccagagcttccctctgtgtatttgaaaatgtgtgcatgtgtctgatGTTGGAATGCAACATTGTTATTAGGGCTAAGGTTTCATTCTGGGTTTCTCATCTGGtttaatctttattaaaaaaaaacctgactgcCGTGTATTTGTGATGTTGCATCATCAAAGATGACCGAGGGCTGGCTGAACTGTTGGAATTAAAGTGCCTATTCTGATGTTGAATTACTAAGTGTAGATTTGTACATATTTTGGTTTGCTAATGTGCAGTATGACGATCTCTTGATTTTTATACAACACTTAACTCTTTGACTGCTGTTATATACTGTACTTTAGTGTAATTGGACATTAAGGGGACTTTGCCTGAAGAGAaactctttgtttattttattcaaaatcccccaaaaactGCAAACTAAAACATTGTACTTTCATTGACAGAAAGTCAAAAGTACTGCTTCTATATGTCAGATATAATCACTCTGTGAACATTGTACTtggaaaatgtatattttatcaAAAGTAGTTGAggtattttcaaaataaacaattcGGGGCTGAATTTGGATGCAACAAGACATGGCTACcttttttaagacttttattTGCTAGTGTAAACAAGGGAAAGATACTGCAACAAGAGGACACAGTTTACTGATGCAACATTCAGTCTTATTTTCCTCCTTGTTCATCAACCAAGCTCGACTCTGCTCCCACCTCAGtgagattgttttattttatttaaacagactGATTCTTTTccttgcctttttttctttattttgctgagcagatctgtttttttttatgactgaggtagaaatgtatttattttcaatcacatttcaaacagaagCATCTTTGCTTTAATAATGCAGATCTGCATACGTTGTCTTTTTGATTTGATGTAAAGCAGTACTATGTGAAGGATGGACTTAAACAAacttgctttcattttttttcttcataaaggtaccctttgattttcttttgttgtgtaaaCGTACCTTaacagtaaacacatttttatacagGAATCCTGAAGAAAGTACAATATCAACTCTGTGATAAACTGGATTAAGACAGCTGGACATGTTTGTACGAGTTTGTTTCTACAGTTTGTAGAAGCTGTTTATGGGTCTAtatgtgactgtttttttttttaaatgtgagaatTAAAGGTGAGAAGGAAAGTATCTCAGCTTCAATAGATTTTTCCCTGTAAAGTTCGAATGTTATTAATGCTGTCTCCTCTGTCAAAGCTCTTGCAGTGTActagaaaaaaattaaaacaattcctTAGCAATCACATGTCTTTGCTGTCTTCTTGATATAGTAACATTTTGTTCAATATGAGTTTTTAAAACCAAGGAACATTATTTTACTTTCCATGTATTCAATTATTCACAACTTCCTACTTTGTTCAATTGtcttttgctcctttttttccccaaagacAGGTCAAGTGATTGGGATAGCTGCAATGCTTTAAACTTTGAGAAATGAATAAcactcatttattttttgtaataatttttaaaacaaattggtgggtattttttttttaccacaactATGTGATGGTAACAGCCAGTGATATTGAATATGAGCACCTGCTGTGATTCGGTGGCAGAGGCTGCACGTGCTGTGAACAATCACAGCAGTGCTGCTAATCAGTCAACTACATGGAGGTGTGATTGCTTTTATAAACTGTGTAACTGTTATATAAGCGGCATTTCATATGAAGAGGCGAAACTCGATatcagactgtttttttgtCACACCAACCcaattatttccataatttaaCAGAACTggactgttgccaagcaacccaaacattctccTGCACtcttgctgttgtttgtgtCCAGAGCAGCTGCTTAGTGGTTTTAATCTACAATACTGTAACGTAAAGAACTCCTGGCTGACCGTGAAAAGTCCCAGTGATGTTCTTGGACGACTtttttcatcaaatcaaatcaaatcaactttatttatatagcactttaaacacaacattgattgatccaaagtgctgaacattgcagaaacaaagcattaaaaagtaacagacaagaataacaacaattaaaaaacaaaaaacaaaaaaaaaacgggttactgaacattaaaagcaattgagtaaaaatattttttcaggtgaattttaaaaacaccaatagTGGGAGAGAAACGGATGTCTAGGGGCAAAGAGTTCCATAGTTTTGGTCCTGCAATAGAAAAGGCCAGATCCCCATTGCACCTTGTCCTGGATCCAGGCAGTGACAGAAGGTTTTGTGCAGATGACCTAAGATCTCTCACCGGTTTATATGGGGATAGGAGTTCTGAGAGGTAGGCGGGGGGGCAAGTCCATTTAATGCCTTAAACACAGTCAGAAGTATTTAAAATCAATCCTGAGCTTGACTggcagccagtgtaaggagGCAAGGACTGGGGTGATACGATCTCTCCTTTTTGACCGTGTTAGGACTCTGGCTGCTGAATTTTGTATGAGTTGAAGGCGGGTTAGAGATGACTGAGTGATACCAAAATAAAGTGAATTACAGTAATCGATGCCAATCACTCATGATGCCTCCTTTTAATTCCAATTGCTTGGTCTGATGTGTTGTAAAATAGTAGGCTGCTACTtggctgcttttaaaaaaaaataaaaataaaatcttattaaCATATAATCTTAAAACTTGTTAAAT contains the following coding sequences:
- the LOC109996818 gene encoding sodium/hydrogen exchanger 6-like isoform X2; the protein is MKAVMGFTLRRFLGVTPSRALPLLPFLLTLLFVKSRGESNAMDNVATERLAEESHRQDSANLLIFIMLLTLTILTIWLFKHRRFRFLHETGLAMIYGLLVGVILRFGVHVPQSISDVVLSCAVNASPATLLVNVSGRFYEYTLKGEVSRGKGHQVQDDEMLRKVTFDPEVFFNILLPPIIFHAGYSLKRRHFFRNIGSILAYAFIGTVISCFVIGLIMYGFVSFMKVVGQLGGDFFFTDCLFFGAIVSATDPVTVLAIFNELKVDVDLYALLFGESVLNDAVAIVLSSSIVAYQPTGDNSHSFEAMALLKSFGIFLGVFSGSFALGVATGFILVLLLDYSFHHVTKFTKLRDFPLLETALFFLMSWSTFLLAEACGFTGVVAVLFCGITQAHYTFNNLSPDSQDRTKQLFELLNFLAENFIFSYMGLTLFSFQSHVFNPLFIIGAFLAVFIGRAANIYPLSFLLNLGRKNKIGSKFQHVMMFAGLRGAMTFALSIRDTATYARQMMFSTTLLIVFFTVWICGGGTTPMLSFMSIPVGVDSDQDNTSSTVLDGSQRRNTKHESAWPFRIWYNFDHNYLKPLLTHSGPPLTATMPACCGPLARCLTSPQAYENEGQLHDDDSDFILNDANVSSMYADVTVTTDASGSRTTNHKHSYATSSGGNPFDEGLDQELSMAENEVAIRGTRLVLPMDDPVEPPTTVTLPPPPSPPRSDPRRHRL
- the LOC109996818 gene encoding sodium/hydrogen exchanger 6-like isoform X1, with translation MKAVMGFTLRRFLGVTPSRALPLLPFLLTLLFVKSRGESNAMDNVATERLAEESHRQDSANLLIFIMLLTLTILTIWLFKHRRFRFLHETGLAMIYGLLVGVILRFGVHVPQSISDVVLSCAVNASPATLLVNVSGRFYEYTLKGEVSRGKGHQVQDDEMLRKVTFDPEVFFNILLPPIIFHAGYSLKRRHFFRNIGSILAYAFIGTVISCFVIGLIMYGFVSFMKVVGQLGGDFFFTDCLFFGAIVSATDPVTVLAIFNELKVDVDLYALLFGESVLNDAVAIVLSSSIVAYQPTGDNSHSFEAMALLKSFGIFLGVFSGSFALGVATGFMTALVTKFTKLRDFPLLETALFFLMSWSTFLLAEACGFTGVVAVLFCGITQAHYTFNNLSPDSQDRTKQLFELLNFLAENFIFSYMGLTLFSFQSHVFNPLFIIGAFLAVFIGRAANIYPLSFLLNLGRKNKIGSKFQHVMMFAGLRGAMTFALSIRDTATYARQMMFSTTLLIVFFTVWICGGGTTPMLSFMSIPVGVDSDQDNTSSTVLDGSQRRNTKHESAWPFRIWYNFDHNYLKPLLTHSGPPLTATMPACCGPLARCLTSPQAYENEGQLHDDDSDFILNDANVSSMYADVTVTTDASGSRTTNHKHSYATSSGGNPFDEGLDQELSMAENEVAIRGTRLVLPMDDPVEPPTTVTLPPPPSPPRSDPRRHRL